A window of Deltaproteobacteria bacterium contains these coding sequences:
- the pdxA gene encoding 4-hydroxythreonine-4-phosphate dehydrogenase PdxA, with amino-acid sequence MALPTIGITMGDAAGISPEILVKSLADPAIRTFCEPIVLGDLRVVAAAAEQAGLELALRAVERPAAWRRDGEAFAVVDYRDVDPATVKVGVIEPALGAAAVRYTREAARYALSGEIDGIVSAPLNKESMRAAGFHYEGATEIFAEEAGVKRYAMVLLLGDMRLLLLTNHMSLRAACDKVTKARVHEKIMLAHEALVGQGIAAPRIAVSALNPHAGEGGLFGREEIEEIEPAIAEARAAGVNAIGPVPADTVFFKTKQGMYDLTIALYHDQGLGAVKLLGFGDVVTLLVGLPFIRTSTGHGTAFDIAGKGLANHKNLLEAIKTAAALAARRARRERSAASA; translated from the coding sequence ATGGCACTTCCGACGATCGGCATCACCATGGGCGACGCCGCCGGCATCAGCCCCGAGATTCTCGTGAAATCGCTCGCCGACCCGGCGATCCGCACGTTCTGCGAGCCGATCGTGCTCGGCGACCTCCGCGTGGTGGCCGCCGCGGCCGAGCAGGCCGGCCTCGAGCTGGCGCTCCGCGCGGTCGAGCGGCCCGCGGCCTGGCGGCGCGACGGCGAGGCCTTCGCCGTCGTCGACTATCGGGACGTCGACCCGGCGACGGTAAAGGTCGGGGTGATCGAGCCGGCGCTCGGGGCGGCGGCCGTGCGCTACACGCGCGAGGCGGCCCGCTACGCTCTCAGCGGCGAGATCGACGGGATCGTGTCGGCGCCCCTCAACAAGGAGTCGATGCGCGCCGCCGGCTTTCATTACGAGGGCGCCACGGAGATCTTCGCCGAGGAGGCCGGGGTGAAGCGCTACGCCATGGTGCTCCTGCTCGGCGACATGCGACTTCTCTTGCTGACGAATCACATGTCGCTTCGCGCAGCATGCGACAAGGTGACGAAGGCGCGGGTGCACGAGAAGATCATGCTGGCGCACGAGGCGCTGGTCGGACAGGGCATCGCGGCGCCGCGGATCGCGGTTTCCGCCCTGAACCCGCATGCCGGCGAAGGCGGCCTCTTCGGACGCGAGGAGATCGAGGAAATCGAGCCCGCCATCGCGGAGGCCAGAGCCGCGGGGGTGAACGCGATCGGCCCGGTGCCTGCCGATACGGTCTTCTTCAAGACCAAGCAGGGCATGTACGATCTGACCATTGCCCTCTACCACGATCAGGGCCTCGGCGCGGTGAAGCTACTCGGCTTCGGCGACGTCGTGACGTTGCTCGTCGGGCTGCCCTTCATCCGGACCTCGACGGGGCACGGCACGGCGTTCGACATCGCGGGGAAGGGCCTCGCGAACCACAAGAACCTGCTCGAGGCGATCAAGACCGCCGCCGCTCTCGCCGCGCGCCGCGCCCGGCGAGAGCGGTCCGCGGCGAGCGCGTGA
- a CDS encoding glycosyltransferase family 4 protein has translation MAIVAACPFPTLQGSQLLIRKLAQGLRARGHDPIVVTYAEGLEEALAGLPVRRIPRMAGLRAVGSGPRAAKLVLDAALLVRLVRVIEGEGIEVIHAHNYEAALVGLVARRLTGVPLIYHSHNALAEELPTYFRSRTARRLARAVGAVADREVPRRADRCIAICRELVGFLRARGVDERAIALIAPGGSPEEFPACSRADVAAIRDRFGFGERPVLLYTGNVDGYQNLDLLLESIGLVRRSVGDALLVLATHAAPRDLPPRLRRLPDGVRLVSAGDFATVRDLILVADLALCPRREWSGFPMKLLNYMAAAKAVVVSAGSAKAVRDGVNGVVVDVDGPQAYAAAVVALLADPLRRRALGAAARRTVEDEYGWERVIDQVESTYEAVLERRATSAAAPAAPPLGVLEA, from the coding sequence GTGGCCATCGTCGCCGCGTGTCCGTTCCCGACCCTGCAAGGCTCGCAGCTCCTCATCCGGAAGCTCGCGCAGGGTCTGCGCGCTCGCGGCCACGACCCGATCGTCGTGACGTACGCCGAGGGGTTGGAGGAGGCGCTCGCCGGCCTGCCGGTGCGGCGCATCCCGCGCATGGCGGGTCTGCGCGCCGTCGGCTCCGGGCCGCGCGCGGCCAAGCTGGTGCTCGACGCGGCGTTGCTCGTGCGCCTCGTGCGGGTGATCGAGGGCGAGGGGATCGAGGTGATACACGCCCACAACTACGAAGCCGCGCTCGTCGGGCTCGTGGCGCGGCGGCTCACCGGCGTGCCGCTCATCTATCATAGCCACAACGCGCTCGCGGAGGAGCTGCCGACGTACTTCCGGAGCCGCACCGCCCGCCGTCTCGCCCGCGCGGTCGGCGCCGTCGCCGATCGCGAGGTGCCGCGGCGCGCCGATCGCTGCATCGCGATCTGCCGGGAGCTCGTCGGGTTTCTCCGCGCGCGCGGAGTCGACGAACGCGCCATCGCGCTGATCGCGCCCGGCGGCTCGCCCGAGGAGTTTCCGGCGTGCTCGCGCGCCGACGTGGCCGCGATCCGCGACCGTTTCGGGTTCGGCGAGCGTCCGGTGCTGCTCTACACGGGGAACGTCGACGGCTATCAGAATCTGGATCTCCTGCTCGAGAGCATCGGCCTCGTGCGGCGGTCGGTCGGTGACGCCCTCCTCGTGCTCGCGACCCACGCCGCACCCCGCGACCTTCCGCCTCGTCTTCGCCGGCTGCCCGACGGGGTGCGGCTCGTGAGCGCGGGCGACTTCGCGACGGTGCGTGATCTGATCCTGGTTGCCGACCTCGCGCTCTGTCCCCGTCGCGAGTGGTCGGGATTTCCGATGAAGCTCCTGAACTACATGGCGGCCGCGAAGGCCGTCGTGGTCTCCGCGGGCTCGGCCAAGGCGGTGCGCGACGGCGTCAACGGCGTCGTGGTGGACGTCGACGGCCCGCAAGCGTACGCCGCGGCGGTCGTCGCGCTGCTGGCCGATCCGCTGCGGCGGCGCGCCCTCGGCGCGGCCGCGCGCCGGACCGTCGAGGACGAGTACGGTTGGGAGCGCGTCATCGACCAGGTCGAGTCGACCTACGAGGCCGTCCTCGAGCGCCGCGCGACGTCCGCGGCGGCGCCCGCGGCGCCGCCGCTCGGCGTCCTCGAGGCCTGA
- a CDS encoding cyclase family protein yields MAAATDPQLREDLAGYCRRVWDVSVPNRPDMHVYPGDPTLEQTRIRAIERGDAANLTHLSLGAHTGTHVDAPAHFIDGAPTLEQVPLDRMVGPAQVLDLRGLAAIDATALRRYEINAGDIVLCRTDNSERWAKPGFQKDFTYLTLDAAWHLVDRGVRTIGMDYLSIEQFGSKDFAVHKLLLGGGIFVIEGLDLRAIAAGPYLLACLPLKLEGVDGAPARAVLMR; encoded by the coding sequence ATGGCGGCCGCCACCGATCCGCAGCTTCGCGAAGATCTCGCCGGCTACTGCCGGAGGGTCTGGGACGTTTCGGTGCCGAACCGTCCGGACATGCACGTCTATCCGGGCGACCCGACGCTCGAGCAGACCCGGATCCGCGCCATCGAGCGCGGCGACGCCGCCAACCTGACGCATCTTTCCCTGGGCGCTCACACCGGGACGCACGTCGACGCGCCGGCGCATTTCATCGACGGCGCGCCGACGCTCGAGCAGGTGCCCCTCGACCGCATGGTGGGGCCGGCGCAGGTGCTCGACCTCCGCGGGCTCGCCGCGATCGACGCCACCGCGCTCCGCCGGTACGAGATCAACGCCGGCGACATCGTGCTCTGTCGAACCGACAACTCGGAGCGCTGGGCGAAGCCGGGATTCCAGAAGGACTTCACGTACCTCACGCTCGATGCCGCCTGGCATCTCGTCGACCGGGGCGTGAGGACCATCGGCATGGACTACCTCTCCATCGAGCAGTTCGGCAGCAAGGACTTCGCGGTGCACAAGCTGCTCCTCGGCGGCGGGATCTTCGTCATCGAGGGTCTGGACCTACGCGCGATCGCCGCGGGGCCGTATCTCCTCGCGTGCCTACCCCTCAAGCTCGAAGGCGTCGACGGGGCGCCGGCGCGCGCGGTGTTGATGCGGTGA